One window of the Pelmatolapia mariae isolate MD_Pm_ZW linkage group LG15, Pm_UMD_F_2, whole genome shotgun sequence genome contains the following:
- the unc93a gene encoding protein unc-93 homolog A, giving the protein MISRNFKNVLVVSIGFLSLFTAYGGLQSLQSSLNAAEGMGVASLSVVYASIIVSSMFLPPIMIKNLGCKWTIVVSMACYVSYSFGNLYPGWYTLIPTSVILGLGGSPLWSAKCTYLTISGNAQATKENKKGSDVINYYFGIFFFIFQSSAVWGNLMSSLIFGQDTAIVDIPQEQLESCGAADCGLNVTAYGNTTRPEQKLVWTLVGSYIGVGVLAILIVAVFLDNIDREQASEFRGSQQPFCHTFLATFRLLKDWRLVTLIPLTMYSGFEQSFLSGEYTKNYVTCALGIHYVGFVMMCFGASNSLCSILFGRIARYTGRAPLFALAALTNLSCIIALLYWRPHRDQLAVFFVFPALWGLSDAIWQTQTNALYGILFPREKEAAFANYRMWESLGFVIAFAYSTFLCLEYKLYIVLAVLVVTAITYPIVEYHEHKHPTKPIEEGAYQNHKEVIKANDDIICQTHL; this is encoded by the exons ATGATCAGCCGCAACTTCAAGAATGTGCTGGTGGTCTCAATTGGGTTTCTGTCCCTGTTCACGGCTTATGGAGGTCTGCAGAGTTTGCAG AGCAGTCTGAATGCAGCGGAGGGGATGGGCGTGGCCTCTCTGAGCGTCGTCTACGCCTCCATCATCGTCTCCTCCATGTTTCTCCCTCCCATCATGATCAAAAACCTGGGCTGTAAGTGGACCATTGTGGTTAGCATGGCCTGCTACGTGTCCTACTCGTTTGGAAACCTCTACCCAGGATG GTACACTCTCATCCCCACCTCAGTGATCCTGGGGTTGGGTGGCTCTCCTCTGTGGTCGGCTAAATGCACATACCTGACCATCTCTGGGAACGCGCAGGCCACCAAAGAGAACAAAAAGGGCTCTGACGTGATCAACTACTATTTcggcatcttctttttcatctttCAGTCTTCCGCTGTTTGGGGAAACCTGATGTCTTCGCTCATCTTTGGACAGGACACAGCTATTG TTGACATCCCTCAGGAGCAGCTGGAAAGCTGTGGAGCAGCCGACTGCGGCCTAAATGTCACTGCTTATGGGAACACCACAAGGCCTGAGCAGAAACTGGTGTGGACGCTCGTCGGAAGCTACATCG GCGTGGGTGTGCTGGCCATCCTGATCGTGGCGGTGTTTCTGGACAACATCGACCGCGAGCAGGCCAGTGAGTTCCGTGGTAGCCAGCAGCCGTTTTGCCACACGTTCTTGGCAACATTCAGGCTCCTGAAGGACTGGAGGCTGGTGACACTCATCCCTCTCACCATGTACAGCGGCTTTGAACAGAGCTTCCTTTCAGGGGAGTACACCAAG AACTATGTGACTTGTGCTTTGGGGATCCATTATGTTGGTTTTGTAATGATGTGTTTTGGAGCTTCCAATTCCCTTTGTTCAATTCTCTTTGGGAGAATCGCCCGGTACACTGGAAGAGCTCCACTCTTTGCCCTGG CTGCACTGACAAACTTGAGCTGCATCATTGCTCTTTTATACTGGAGGCCTCATCGTGACCAGcttgctgtgttttttgtgtttcctgCTCTGTGGGGTTTGTCAGATGCTATCTGGCAAACCCAGACTAATG CTCTTTATGGCATCCTCTTCCCGCGGGAAAAAGAGGCGGCGTTTGCAAACTACCGGATGTGGGAGTCGTTGGGTTTTGTCATCGCCTTCGCCTACAGCACGTTCTTATGCCTGGAGTATAAACTGTACATCGTGCTGGCCGTGCTGGTGGTCACCGCCATCACTTACCCGATAGTGGAGTACCATGAACACAAGCATCCAACGAAACCCATTGAAGAAGGAGCCTACCAAAATCACAAAGAAGTCATCAAAGCAAATGACGACATCATCTGCCAGACACACTTGTAG